One segment of Rickettsiella grylli DNA contains the following:
- the trmB gene encoding tRNA (guanosine(46)-N7)-methyltransferase TrmB yields the protein MNESLRPIRSFVRRQKKLNKNQQIAFDALSHQHLLSTCLDFKTLFEREAYTILEIGFGMGESLLQQVLHYPENNYLGIEVHRPGIAFMQMHIEKYKLKNIKVFYADAADVLAHFIPKHSLDKVQIFFPDPWPKTRHHKRRLIQPPFINLLREKHKLGGKLHLATDWKNYAQHMLRVMENSHQWKNLAGKNQFMKRPITRPLTKFEKRGQQLGHSIWDLIFLAI from the coding sequence ATGAATGAATCTCTCAGACCCATCCGCAGTTTTGTCCGTCGTCAAAAAAAACTCAATAAAAATCAGCAAATTGCCTTCGATGCCTTATCACATCAACACTTATTATCCACCTGTTTAGATTTTAAAACATTATTCGAACGAGAAGCCTATACGATTTTAGAAATTGGTTTTGGTATGGGCGAGAGTTTACTGCAACAAGTTTTACACTATCCTGAAAATAATTATTTAGGCATAGAAGTCCATCGTCCTGGAATTGCATTCATGCAAATGCACATTGAAAAATATAAGCTCAAGAATATTAAAGTTTTTTATGCGGATGCCGCTGATGTTTTAGCACATTTTATTCCTAAACATAGTTTAGATAAGGTCCAAATTTTTTTTCCTGATCCTTGGCCAAAAACGCGACATCACAAACGACGGTTAATACAACCTCCATTTATTAACCTGTTGCGTGAAAAACATAAATTAGGTGGAAAATTACACCTTGCTACCGATTGGAAAAATTATGCTCAACATATGCTAAGAGTCATGGAAAATTCGCATCAATGGAAAAATCTCGCAGGAAAAAATCAATTTATGAAAAGACCCATCACACGACCACTCACTAAATTTGAAAAACGTGGCCAACAGTTAGGCCATTCAATCTGGGATCTTATTTTTTTAGCGATATAA
- the hemW gene encoding radical SAM family heme chaperone HemW — protein sequence MLFKRIVLEIFNMLTLPPLSLYIHFPWCIRKCPYCDFNSHTLVTALPEKNYMNRMLNDLEQDLEKICNRPILSIFMGGGTPSLFSPEALNYLLTELAKRLEFSVDIEITLEANPGATDYSHFSGYREAGITRLSLGIQSFSTEKLKILGRIHNGDEAFKAVSAAKIAGFTNINLDLMHGLPQQRLTEGLEDLRKAVLLEPTHISWYQLTVEPNTEFYLKPPQLPTEEEVWELQEKGKEYFQQKAYTQYEISALSKKRYRCVHNLNYWQFGDYIGIGAGAHSKITDCEKKIIRRTRKLKNPKAYLAQKNDFLAEEKIILDKDLPFEFMLNALRLHQKIPIELFQQRTGLTFSSIEALLQHAYDQGLLTYDSTVIETTELGKRFYNNLVSLFI from the coding sequence ATGCTTTTTAAGAGGATCGTTTTAGAAATTTTTAATATGCTAACCCTACCGCCATTGTCTTTATATATTCATTTTCCTTGGTGTATTCGAAAATGTCCTTATTGTGATTTTAACTCACATACGTTAGTAACAGCATTACCTGAAAAAAATTATATGAATAGGATGTTAAATGATTTAGAGCAGGATCTTGAAAAAATATGTAATCGCCCAATCCTGAGCATTTTTATGGGTGGGGGAACCCCTAGTTTATTTTCACCGGAGGCATTGAATTATTTATTAACGGAGCTTGCGAAACGTTTAGAATTTTCTGTGGATATTGAAATTACGTTAGAGGCTAATCCAGGGGCGACGGATTACTCGCATTTTTCGGGCTATCGTGAAGCAGGAATTACACGGCTATCATTGGGTATACAAAGTTTTTCAACTGAAAAATTGAAGATTCTAGGGCGTATTCACAACGGTGATGAAGCTTTTAAAGCCGTATCAGCTGCTAAAATTGCGGGCTTTACGAATATTAACCTTGATCTGATGCATGGCTTACCCCAACAACGTCTAACGGAAGGTCTTGAGGATTTACGCAAAGCAGTTTTATTAGAGCCAACCCATATTTCGTGGTACCAGCTGACGGTTGAGCCAAATACTGAATTTTATCTAAAACCGCCACAACTCCCTACTGAAGAGGAAGTATGGGAATTACAAGAGAAAGGCAAAGAATATTTTCAACAAAAAGCCTATACACAATATGAAATTTCTGCATTGAGCAAGAAGCGTTATCGCTGTGTCCATAATTTAAATTATTGGCAGTTCGGTGATTATATCGGTATTGGGGCAGGGGCACATAGTAAAATAACTGACTGTGAAAAAAAAATAATTAGACGAACTCGGAAACTAAAAAATCCAAAGGCTTATTTAGCACAAAAGAATGATTTTTTAGCGGAAGAAAAAATTATTTTAGATAAAGATTTACCGTTTGAATTTATGCTCAATGCGTTAAGACTCCACCAAAAGATTCCAATTGAATTATTTCAACAACGAACGGGACTCACTTTTTCAAGTATTGAAGCCCTACTACAACACGCGTATGACCAAGGATTACTGACATATGATTCGACGGTTATTGAAACAACGGAATTGGGTAAACGTTTTTATAATAATTTAGTGAGTTTATTTATATAA
- the ligD gene encoding non-homologous end-joining DNA ligase, translated as MTINSKKMRDQANRQVNANVHLSHPDKILYPDANITKLDLAHYYQKIEKWILPFIINRPLTLLRCPQGQMKKCFYQRHVTTKTKHVYAIHLTDKTSQSEPYLYIKNKWGLIELIQLDVLEIHPWSSRIDSIERPDFITFDLDPGMNLEWKKVIEAAFLVKEHLKKIHLHSFVKTTGSKGLHVVVPIKRLYRWDKVKVFTQTFVNYLAMQNPSLFVAHMNKAKRTGKIFIDYLRNQRGASSIAPYSTRMRRNASIATPLSWDELNVRIKSDTFTLKNLPKRFASLKRDPWENFYLLKQKLSLPVL; from the coding sequence ATGACGATAAATAGTAAAAAAATGCGGGATCAAGCCAATAGGCAGGTCAACGCAAATGTTCATTTGTCTCATCCGGACAAGATATTGTACCCTGATGCCAATATTACTAAATTAGATTTAGCCCATTATTATCAAAAAATAGAAAAGTGGATATTGCCCTTTATCATCAACCGTCCATTAACCTTACTTCGATGTCCCCAAGGTCAAATGAAAAAATGCTTTTATCAAAGACACGTAACCACTAAAACGAAGCACGTCTATGCAATCCATTTGACAGATAAGACAAGTCAGTCAGAGCCGTATCTCTATATTAAAAATAAATGGGGTCTAATAGAATTAATACAATTAGATGTTTTAGAGATTCATCCCTGGTCTAGTCGAATTGACAGCATAGAACGGCCTGATTTTATAACCTTTGATCTTGATCCTGGAATGAATCTTGAATGGAAGAAGGTTATTGAAGCTGCTTTTTTGGTTAAAGAACATTTAAAGAAAATTCACTTGCACAGCTTTGTTAAAACAACCGGGAGTAAAGGTTTGCATGTTGTCGTTCCTATAAAGCGATTATATCGCTGGGATAAAGTGAAAGTATTTACACAGACCTTTGTTAATTATTTGGCCATGCAAAATCCATCGCTTTTCGTTGCTCATATGAATAAGGCAAAACGCACGGGAAAGATTTTTATAGATTATTTGCGTAATCAACGAGGAGCCAGTAGCATTGCGCCTTATTCAACTCGAATGAGGCGCAATGCATCGATAGCGACGCCTTTATCGTGGGATGAATTAAATGTTCGCATTAAATCCGATACCTTCACGCTCAAAAATTTGCCCAAGCGATTCGCTTCTCTCAAACGCGATCCCTGGGAAAATTTTTATCTATTAAAGCAAAAATTAAGTTTACCCGTGCTATAG
- the ligD gene encoding non-homologous end-joining DNA ligase — protein sequence MSLKNYRKKRNFKRSTEPYGALKRHKQFIYVIQKHAASHLHYDFRLELNGVLKSWAVPKGPSLDSSIKRLAVHVEDHPIQYANFEGIIPHGEYGGGIVMVWDKGTWSDQKEDPHASYKKGHLSFVLKGKKLKGIWNLVKIKNSPKNWLLIKANDKYNQSEDDYAITEAQPNSVLTRLSLQGIAKKFKTEAAYTPYTIKKIKNSDLPKAKKRMPTFIQPELATLVKKPPMGKAWFHEIKWDGYRIICFIHAKKIKFMTRNGKDWTEKFETIKRELQMLHLKSAILDGEMIAFNKQKRSDFQLLSNSVNKKQESILSYVIFDLIYYQGYDLRYCTLQHRKQVLRKLIPFNNNKLIFSTHIEGNDGDIFFKKACKKGLEGIISKDKSSPYTSGRNRNWLKIKCNKRQEFLVVGYTSAKGNRHYFSSLLLAIYRKKNQLLYCGKVGTGFNEMTLKNIKNLLNKYKIKHVPLKELPSSVDQKKVTWIIPKVVVEVEFTEWTRSGVLRHPRFKGLRHDKRPGEIVKE from the coding sequence ATGTCTTTAAAAAACTATCGGAAAAAAAGAAATTTTAAACGAAGTACAGAACCTTATGGCGCGCTAAAAAGACATAAACAGTTCATTTATGTTATTCAAAAACATGCAGCAAGTCATTTGCATTATGATTTCCGTTTGGAATTAAACGGGGTTTTAAAAAGTTGGGCTGTCCCTAAAGGACCTAGTTTAGATAGCTCCATTAAACGTTTAGCAGTCCATGTCGAAGATCATCCTATTCAATATGCAAATTTTGAAGGAATCATCCCTCACGGTGAATATGGTGGCGGTATAGTCATGGTTTGGGATAAAGGGACGTGGAGTGATCAAAAAGAAGATCCGCATGCGTCTTATAAAAAAGGACATTTAAGTTTTGTTTTGAAGGGAAAAAAATTAAAAGGGATTTGGAATTTAGTGAAGATTAAAAATAGTCCAAAAAATTGGTTACTGATTAAGGCCAATGATAAGTACAATCAATCCGAGGATGATTATGCGATCACGGAAGCTCAGCCAAATAGTGTTTTAACGCGGTTATCTTTGCAAGGAATAGCAAAAAAATTTAAAACGGAAGCAGCCTATACACCTTACACCATTAAAAAAATTAAAAATAGTGATTTACCAAAAGCAAAAAAAAGGATGCCAACATTTATTCAACCGGAATTAGCCACATTGGTTAAAAAACCACCCATGGGTAAAGCGTGGTTTCATGAAATAAAATGGGATGGTTATCGAATAATTTGTTTTATTCACGCTAAAAAAATTAAATTCATGACAAGAAATGGGAAAGATTGGACTGAAAAATTTGAGACGATAAAACGTGAACTTCAAATGCTTCATTTAAAATCAGCTATTTTAGATGGAGAGATGATTGCTTTCAATAAACAAAAACGATCTGATTTTCAATTATTATCGAATAGTGTGAATAAAAAACAAGAATCGATATTAAGTTATGTGATTTTCGATTTGATTTATTACCAGGGTTACGATCTCCGTTACTGTACTTTACAGCATCGTAAACAAGTATTGCGGAAATTAATTCCTTTTAATAATAATAAATTAATTTTTAGTACTCATATTGAAGGAAATGATGGCGATATTTTTTTTAAAAAAGCCTGTAAAAAAGGTTTAGAGGGAATAATTTCTAAAGATAAATCGAGTCCTTATACTTCCGGGAGAAATCGAAATTGGCTAAAAATTAAATGTAATAAAAGACAGGAATTTTTGGTTGTAGGGTACACCTCTGCAAAAGGAAATAGACATTATTTTTCATCGTTGTTACTTGCCATATACCGTAAAAAAAATCAACTGCTTTATTGTGGAAAAGTGGGTACTGGATTTAACGAAATGACACTGAAAAACATAAAAAATTTATTAAATAAATATAAAATAAAGCATGTTCCATTAAAAGAATTACCGTCTTCCGTGGATCAAAAAAAGGTGACGTGGATTATTCCGAAAGTGGTTGTTGAGGTGGAATTTACGGAATGGACACGATCAGGCGTACTTCGACATCCACGCTTTAAAGGACTGCGTCATGATAAACGGCCTGGTGAAATTGTTAAAGAGTAA
- a CDS encoding Ku protein, translating into MARPIWKGYITFGLVNIPVILYPAEKRFDIQLKLIDSRDKARIRYMRINEQTGEEVPWTEIAKGYEYDDNNYLELKQSDINAISGEHSKTIDIVTFVNKNSINTMNFEKPYYLVPDKKGEKAYVLLREILKETKKVGISKVIIHTREYLAALIPYEKALVLNLLRYHQELRTVSEFEFPSNNLKKYKISAKEIEMAKQLVNGMTTPWNPKDYHDVFREALTQWVEAKLHHKKMASKKLKSNVKKSNVIDFVDLLKKSLEKNKTKKSKKRS; encoded by the coding sequence ATGGCAAGGCCTATTTGGAAAGGATATATCACCTTTGGTTTAGTGAATATCCCTGTTATTTTATATCCAGCCGAAAAAAGATTTGATATCCAGCTTAAATTAATTGATAGTCGCGATAAGGCGAGAATTCGGTATATGCGTATTAATGAGCAAACGGGCGAAGAAGTTCCTTGGACAGAGATTGCTAAGGGTTATGAGTATGATGATAATAACTATTTGGAATTAAAACAATCGGATATAAACGCTATTTCAGGAGAACATTCAAAGACGATAGATATCGTTACTTTTGTCAATAAAAATAGCATCAATACGATGAATTTCGAAAAGCCTTATTATTTAGTACCCGATAAAAAAGGTGAAAAAGCGTACGTTTTGTTGCGCGAAATCTTGAAAGAAACAAAAAAAGTGGGGATTTCTAAAGTGATTATCCATACACGGGAGTATCTGGCTGCATTGATCCCTTACGAAAAGGCTCTCGTACTGAATTTGTTGAGATATCACCAGGAGTTAAGAACGGTATCTGAATTTGAATTTCCTTCAAATAACCTAAAAAAATATAAAATTTCAGCGAAAGAAATAGAAATGGCTAAACAATTAGTTAACGGGATGACCACACCATGGAATCCTAAAGATTATCATGATGTTTTTAGAGAAGCGTTAACACAATGGGTAGAAGCAAAACTTCATCATAAAAAAATGGCTTCAAAAAAGCTTAAATCCAATGTTAAGAAAAGTAATGTTATTGATTTTGTTGATTTATTGAAAAAAAGTCTAGAAAAAAATAAAACTAAAAAATCAAAAAAGCGTTCATGA
- a CDS encoding beta-propeller fold lactonase family protein: MNQTNHQNTSTFQIIQPFSVMCAGTAVNELIDVLNQIIANPLNPLNLTQFLRAVATFTAAVTISCPIDVAKKLVSCVNDNGFINIPGIINCLGSIKPNSVFRAYITGGSNNIDVCTVDPATGTLSALQEAGGSGFNLPYGIALDAKGQHAYITNYYNDTVSLCTIDETTGKFSTCQTAGNRFFHRPTDIVVVNLSNNPATTFAYIIYQNQTIAKCTIEADGTLNDCESLSGGFYYPRSIAFNTLSTYAYVLDGIDAGVNKVLVCTVDPVTGELNACREALESQVGAVSGIAINKVNGNAYVVNRYNSNLLQCSIKPDGTFASCHPTGSGFAGARSIAIINDPNNPSTAFLYVMNQGNDTISTCTIEADGTLSNCQAMKLDFTPLDIAFHG; this comes from the coding sequence ATGAATCAAACGAATCATCAAAACACAAGCACATTTCAAATCATACAACCATTCAGTGTGATGTGCGCGGGGACTGCTGTGAATGAATTGATTGATGTGCTGAATCAAATTATCGCTAACCCATTAAATCCCTTGAATCTCACTCAATTTTTGCGTGCAGTTGCTACATTTACGGCAGCAGTCACGATCAGTTGCCCTATTGATGTGGCTAAGAAATTAGTTAGTTGCGTCAATGATAATGGATTTATCAATATCCCTGGAATTATAAATTGTCTAGGATCTATTAAGCCGAACTCTGTTTTTCGAGCGTATATAACGGGCGGATCGAATAATATAGACGTATGCACGGTTGATCCGGCAACGGGAACATTGAGTGCGCTTCAAGAGGCGGGCGGAAGTGGTTTTAATCTTCCTTATGGTATTGCACTCGATGCAAAAGGCCAGCATGCTTATATCACTAATTATTATAATGACACGGTATCTCTCTGTACGATTGATGAGACGACCGGAAAATTTAGTACCTGTCAGACGGCAGGTAATCGTTTTTTTCATCGTCCTACTGATATTGTTGTGGTCAATTTGTCCAATAATCCAGCGACTACTTTTGCGTATATTATTTATCAAAATCAAACTATCGCGAAATGCACTATTGAGGCTGATGGAACATTGAACGATTGCGAATCGTTAAGTGGTGGTTTTTACTATCCAAGAAGTATTGCTTTTAATACGCTGAGTACCTATGCGTATGTGCTTGACGGTATAGATGCGGGTGTTAATAAAGTTTTAGTGTGCACGGTTGATCCCGTAACCGGGGAATTAAATGCCTGCAGAGAAGCTTTAGAAAGTCAAGTAGGCGCAGTGAGTGGAATTGCTATCAATAAAGTAAACGGAAACGCTTATGTCGTGAATAGGTATAACAGTAACTTATTACAATGTTCCATTAAGCCAGATGGGACATTTGCTTCGTGTCATCCGACAGGTAGCGGCTTTGCAGGTGCTAGGAGCATTGCGATAATCAATGATCCGAATAATCCTTCAACGGCCTTTCTTTATGTCATGAATCAGGGGAACGATACGATCTCCACATGCACTATCGAGGCGGATGGAACGTTGAGTAACTGTCAAGCGATGAAACTTGATTTTACTCCGCTCGATATTGCGTTTCATGGCTAG
- a CDS encoding ankyrin repeat domain-containing protein — MGTMNIINAIKKNDPIELEKELDFFKFCTHEDYDLNQVVQKNGQKLLHIATKHGSETVLLFLLESHVNINVTDYNGNTPAHYAILYGQPKILKLLKEAGADFSKKNNDGHTLDHYIKTRPKKEECKRNKKEFERILMDASSGLTLLAEVAIKYAEIYSNIENTAPKEIDFNKVQATSSFFFHNLPREFEYQTDPLHLTKQDNPLNLSITPCFK, encoded by the coding sequence ATGGGAACAATGAATATAATCAATGCGATTAAAAAAAATGATCCGATAGAATTAGAAAAAGAATTGGATTTTTTTAAATTTTGTACCCACGAAGATTATGATCTCAACCAAGTGGTTCAAAAAAATGGACAAAAATTACTACATATTGCTACAAAACATGGTAGTGAAACGGTGCTTTTATTTTTACTCGAGTCTCACGTCAACATAAATGTAACTGACTATAACGGAAATACACCCGCTCACTACGCTATCCTGTATGGACAACCTAAAATCTTAAAACTTTTGAAGGAAGCGGGGGCAGATTTTTCTAAAAAAAATAATGATGGACATACGTTGGATCATTACATTAAAACTCGACCGAAAAAAGAAGAATGTAAAAGAAATAAGAAAGAATTTGAAAGGATATTGATGGATGCTTCTTCTGGGCTTACTTTGCTAGCAGAGGTAGCTATCAAATACGCCGAAATTTATTCAAACATAGAAAATACAGCGCCGAAAGAAATAGATTTCAATAAAGTTCAGGCAACTTCCTCTTTTTTCTTTCATAATTTACCGCGAGAATTTGAATATCAAACGGACCCACTTCATTTGACTAAACAGGATAACCCTTTGAATTTAAGTATAACTCCCTGCTTTAAATAA
- a CDS encoding Rpn family recombination-promoting nuclease/putative transposase, which translates to MQKHISSMTLLVDLNVLPDEEIYRHKQLAFLEIVQKHIFTRDLEDIADHIIKLIKQVKPDHDLFNQLVYYMLVKGETANVNQVIEKLKTIEDYEEDIMNAAQQLKQQGRQEGEYRKAINIAKKMLAKRINLPLIKEITGLSDQDLLTLEE; encoded by the coding sequence TTGCAAAAGCACATTTCTTCGATGACCCTGCTTGTCGATCTCAATGTACTGCCGGATGAGGAGATCTATCGACACAAACAGCTTGCTTTCTTAGAAATTGTTCAAAAACATATTTTTACAAGAGATCTAGAGGATATCGCCGATCATATTATAAAGCTGATTAAACAGGTAAAGCCTGATCATGATTTGTTCAATCAATTGGTATATTATATGTTAGTCAAAGGTGAGACCGCCAATGTGAACCAGGTGATTGAGAAGCTTAAAACCATCGAAGACTATGAGGAAGATATTATGAACGCAGCACAGCAATTAAAACAGCAAGGTCGGCAAGAAGGAGAGTACCGTAAAGCGATTAATATTGCTAAAAAAATGTTAGCTAAACGAATTAATCTTCCACTTATCAAAGAAATAACGGGTCTATCTGATCAGGATTTACTGACTCTAGAAGAGTAG
- a CDS encoding glycosyltransferase, which translates to MRKFIRKQLIRIIKKIVNTTYARQLILFVYQIYGKTLIEPELKLLNNHRHSIQGLEKLLNNYGHAIRGVEKALYRHEMALNNIQSQLEQFLVSNKKNLAVDCTAFFSETMPAFSSNPVPSSIKISLVINTYNRIKSLRSTLNSLNYLRYPHLEVVVVDGPSTDGTFNYLQTVWSDKVKIYTCDVANLATSRNIGIAQAAGDIICFIDDDAVPEADWLDELALAYQDNKVAAVGGWVRDQTGVNFQVCDLIFDRTGISQKVKISNREHIKTCDSNGNFFGVIGVNCSFRRSALLEIKGFDEEYAYFLDETDVVIRLLDAGYELRIVPTAEVHHSLASNDIRKHPDNIKSLAKITRSITYFCIKNADPTTSIRRCMEIIEERKEQLFHDMHYRLATNRIDPSDSERLMAEVSQFSRQGIIDAFAFPCRQLLKGPSSQAQWKDFSRLLDSSQRLRLAFILKEYSSNTINEIERFTYHLAKSLAAAGHEITVITQTEASNQHTVSFEDNLWIHRLPNNISMAEIVPQNRPLNIPDIFYYTTRQVLAELDRINDRRQIHYVIGSNWNLSLMATVASHRYSVVLYLSEDSATGEEILDYEKFKAQITDAEAQVLDQADHVLAYSKTVYRKIAFKLNSCLDKKGITLCSIVCYQTAVKKIESILYKLNCIFA; encoded by the coding sequence ATGAGAAAATTTATTAGAAAACAACTTATTAGAATTATCAAGAAAATTGTCAATACCACATATGCTCGACAACTTATTTTGTTTGTTTATCAAATTTATGGAAAAACGCTTATTGAGCCTGAACTGAAGTTGTTAAATAATCATCGACATTCTATTCAAGGGTTGGAAAAATTACTGAATAATTACGGACATGCTATTCGAGGTGTGGAGAAAGCGTTATATCGTCATGAAATGGCATTAAACAATATACAAAGCCAATTAGAACAATTTTTAGTTAGTAATAAAAAAAACCTAGCAGTGGATTGTACAGCGTTTTTTTCAGAAACCATGCCTGCGTTCAGTTCTAATCCCGTTCCGTCAAGTATCAAAATCTCACTTGTTATTAACACCTATAATCGCATAAAGTCATTACGCAGCACTTTAAATTCACTAAATTATTTGCGTTATCCACATCTCGAAGTGGTTGTTGTTGATGGGCCAAGTACCGATGGTACATTTAATTATTTGCAAACAGTTTGGTCAGATAAAGTTAAGATTTACACGTGCGATGTTGCTAATTTAGCAACGTCGCGAAATATCGGTATTGCTCAGGCCGCGGGTGATATTATTTGCTTTATTGATGATGATGCCGTACCTGAGGCGGATTGGCTAGATGAGTTGGCTTTGGCTTATCAGGATAACAAAGTAGCTGCGGTAGGAGGATGGGTACGCGATCAAACCGGTGTCAATTTTCAAGTGTGTGATTTGATATTTGATCGAACAGGCATAAGTCAGAAAGTAAAGATTTCTAATCGAGAGCATATTAAGACTTGTGATTCCAATGGAAATTTTTTTGGAGTCATAGGCGTAAACTGTTCTTTTCGTCGTTCCGCATTACTAGAAATTAAGGGGTTTGATGAAGAATATGCTTATTTTCTTGATGAAACGGATGTAGTGATTCGTTTACTTGATGCAGGCTATGAATTACGAATAGTCCCTACAGCTGAGGTACATCATAGTCTTGCATCTAACGATATTCGAAAACATCCTGATAATATTAAATCTTTAGCCAAAATTACCAGAAGTATAACCTATTTTTGTATTAAAAATGCGGATCCTACAACCTCTATTCGACGCTGCATGGAAATAATTGAAGAACGTAAAGAACAACTTTTCCATGATATGCATTATAGGTTAGCAACCAACAGGATCGACCCTTCTGATTCGGAGCGTTTAATGGCAGAGGTTAGCCAATTTTCTCGACAAGGTATTATCGACGCGTTCGCCTTTCCTTGTCGTCAATTATTAAAAGGCCCCTCCAGCCAGGCGCAATGGAAAGATTTTTCTCGTTTGCTCGATAGTTCTCAACGTTTGAGATTAGCTTTTATTTTAAAAGAGTACTCATCGAATACGATTAATGAAATCGAGCGATTTACTTACCATCTTGCGAAAAGCTTAGCTGCTGCAGGTCACGAAATTACCGTTATTACACAAACCGAAGCGAGTAATCAACATACAGTAAGTTTTGAAGATAATCTCTGGATTCATCGACTCCCTAATAATATTTCTATGGCAGAAATTGTTCCCCAAAATAGGCCGCTCAATATACCTGACATATTTTATTATACAACGAGACAAGTACTTGCCGAGTTAGATCGCATTAATGATCGCCGCCAAATTCATTATGTAATTGGAAGTAATTGGAATCTTAGCCTTATGGCCACTGTAGCCTCGCACCGATATTCTGTTGTCTTGTATCTTTCAGAAGATTCAGCGACGGGAGAAGAAATCTTAGATTATGAAAAATTTAAAGCGCAAATAACGGACGCAGAAGCTCAGGTATTGGATCAAGCGGATCATGTTTTAGCTTATTCCAAAACGGTTTATCGAAAAATAGCATTTAAACTTAATAGTTGTCTTGATAAGAAAGGTATTACCTTATGTTCGATAGTCTGCTACCAAACTGCTGTTAAAAAAATAGAATCGATATTATATAAATTAAATTGTATTTTTGCATAG
- the galE gene encoding UDP-glucose 4-epimerase GalE: MPSVILVTGGTGFIGSHVCVAFANAGYNIVILDNLRNSYFEVVDRLECICKFRLKFIEGDILDSNLLDHIFFENNISAVIHLAGLKAVSESIKNPLKCYNNNVEGTLTLINAMRKSNVKKLIFSSSAAVYGEPKCVPIRENFPLSPINPYARSKLMVENILTDLHHAEPDWHIVCLRYFNPVGAHESGLIGEDPKKFTHNLMPYLTQVAIGRSKQFNIFGGNYPTVDGTAIRDYIHVMDLAEGHVAALSNYTNWKRGVLTVNLSTGKGLSVLEVLRAFTEFNQCKIAYRILDRRPGDVAECWADPTNAQRILNWKARRSLAQICKDSWRWQKANPNGYLSH; this comes from the coding sequence ATGCCCTCTGTTATTTTGGTGACTGGAGGAACTGGATTTATTGGTTCACATGTTTGTGTAGCATTTGCGAATGCAGGGTATAATATTGTTATCCTCGATAATTTGAGAAATAGTTATTTTGAAGTTGTTGATCGTTTGGAATGTATTTGCAAATTTCGATTAAAATTCATAGAGGGTGACATTCTTGATTCAAACTTGCTGGATCATATTTTTTTTGAAAATAACATTTCAGCAGTCATACATCTTGCAGGCCTGAAAGCGGTCAGTGAGTCAATAAAAAATCCTTTAAAATGTTATAATAATAATGTAGAAGGCACGCTTACGCTAATTAATGCTATGCGCAAATCTAATGTGAAAAAGCTGATTTTTTCTTCATCCGCTGCTGTTTATGGCGAACCTAAGTGTGTGCCCATCCGAGAGAATTTTCCTCTTTCTCCTATAAATCCCTATGCACGATCCAAGTTAATGGTTGAAAATATACTAACTGATCTGCATCATGCCGAGCCCGATTGGCATATTGTTTGTTTACGTTACTTTAATCCTGTAGGCGCTCACGAAAGCGGGCTGATCGGTGAAGATCCGAAAAAATTTACACATAATCTTATGCCCTACCTAACACAAGTTGCTATAGGCCGGAGTAAACAGTTCAATATTTTTGGCGGCAATTATCCTACTGTAGATGGCACAGCAATACGCGACTACATTCATGTTATGGATCTGGCCGAAGGACATGTCGCTGCATTATCAAACTACACTAACTGGAAGAGAGGGGTACTAACGGTAAACCTAAGTACAGGAAAAGGGTTGTCTGTACTTGAAGTTTTACGCGCTTTTACAGAATTTAATCAATGTAAAATAGCTTACCGTATTTTAGACAGACGACCGGGTGATGTTGCAGAATGCTGGGCAGATCCAACGAATGCCCAACGGATACTAAATTGGAAAGCAAGGCGTAGCCTGGCCCAAATCTGCAAGGACAGTTGGCGTTGGCAAAAAGCGAACCCCAATGGTTACCTATCTCATTAA